The genomic DNA tccagattGCTCCATGTGCATGAACTACTCCAAATGCATATTTTGAGTCAGTCCAAATGtttatctttttcccttttgcgAGTTCCAAAGCCCTAGTAAGGGCAATTatctctgctttctgtgctgaggtTCCTATAGGAAGAGGGTTAGCTTCAACTATTCGTTGGGTTGTGGTTATTGCATACCCTGCTCTACGTTGTCCTTGCTTTATAAAGCTGCTCCCATCAGTGTACCATGAGTCCTCAGCATCCTCTAGGGGAGTCTCCTGGAGGTCTGGGCGGCTTGAGTAGGTGGCTTCGATGGTTTCTATGCAGTCATGAGATATTGGCTCCTCCCGAGCTCCACTGAGAAAAGAGGCTGGATTCACAATGTTAGTGACAGTTATTTCAATGTCATCTTGTTCTACCAATATAGCCTGGTATTTCAAGAACCTTTGGGGCGAGAGCCAATGGTTTCCTTTCTGTTCTAAGACTGCTGAAACAGTATGAGAGACCATCACCGTCATCTTTTGCCCCAAGGTGAACTTTCGGGCCTCTTGGATGTTAATTACGACTGCAGCTACCGCACGCAGACATCCCGGCCATCCTTTGCTCACCTCGTCTAGCTGTTTGGAGAAGTAAGCCACCGCTCGTTTATAAGGACCGAGCTTCTGAGCCAATACTCCAAGAGCCATTCCCTGTCTTTCATGAGAGAATAACCAAAACGGTTTAGAAACATCAGGCAAACCAAGGGCCGGAGCCCTCATCAGCTCCTGCTTGAGctgtttaaaagcatttcttgcTTCAGTGGTCCAGTCTATCTTAGATTGGTTCCTTTTCAATAGTTCATACAAAGGTTTCACCATTACACCATAGTTATATATCCAAAGGCGGCACCAACCTGTCATTCCTAAGAATGTTCGTAGTTCTTTTACGGTTTGGGGTTCCGGGGTGCGACAAATTGCCTCTTTTCGCTCAGTTCCGAGTTCCCGTTGTCCTCTCGAGATTTCCAGTCCCAGGTATGTTACTCGTTGCTGAATTATCTGAGCCTTCTGTTGAGAAACTCTATATCCATTTAGTCCCAGGAAATTAAGGAGTTCTATAGTCCATAGAACACATTCTTTTCTAGTTTCTGTGGCTATTAGGAGATCATCCACATATTGCAATAGAACCCCTTTTTCATCCGGAGGGATCCATGTTTCCAGATCTTTAGCTAATTGATTTCCAAAAATTGTAGGACTGTTTTTAAACCCTTGGGGTAATACAGTCCAGGTCAATTGTGTCTTTCTCCCTGATTCAGGATTTTCCCATTCAAAAGCAAATAGCTTCTGACTTTCTGAAGCCAGCGGTATGCAGAAGAAGGCGTCTTTAAGATCCAACACGGTAAACCAATGTAACGTGTCTTTTAACTTGGTGAGTAACGTATATGGATTGGCCACTACAGGATAAATGTCCTCAACTATTTTGTTAATCGCTCTCAAATCTTGTACTAATCTGTAACTTTTCCCATCTGCCTTTTTGACTGGTAATATAGGCGTATTATATTCTCATTCGCATTCCGTCAGCAAATTATATTGTAGAAACCGAtcaattatttctttgattCCCTTCCTGTCTTCTAACTTCAAAGGGTATTGTTTAATTCTTACTGGCCTTGCTTCTGATTTTAGCTTAATTATTATGGGGCTAGCATTCTTAGCCCTTCCTGGCACTTCACTAGCCCATATTCCTGGATATACTGAATCTAAGACTTCTGTGGGTATTTCTAAATGATGCTGAGTCTGTAATAATGCCAAACTTAGAACTTCTACCAATTGTTGTTCTTGTACCTGAAATTTGACCTTTCCCTTTTGAAAAACAATCTTTGCCTCTAATTGTTCTAATAAATCTCGTCCTAATAATGGCTTCGGGGAATTCGGTAAATACAAAAACCTATGTATTCCAATTTGTTTTCCCAATCGATAGTTAAGTGGTTTCAAAAAATAAGCCTTTTCTGGTTGCCCAGTGGCCCCAATTACTGTTATAAAATCCTTATCTTTTGGCATTAGTCTTTGGTTTAGTACTGAGTATGAGGCTCCGGTGTCAATGAGAAAATctacttctttcttctcttcccctagCTCAATTTTAACCAGGGGATCTGCTAGGGTAGATTCCCCCGGTCCCCTTCATTGATCTGAACTTATTTGGGCTAATACAGGAGGTCTTTTGGTTAATTTGGGACATTCCCCTTTCCAATGTCCTATTTCTTTACAATAAGCACACTGGTTTGGTCGTAACGTTTGACGTGGTTCCCTTTGTCTATTCCCCTGTCCCCTGCCTCTTGGTCTTTCTAAGACTGCTACTGTTGCCTCCGCAATCATTTGTTCCATCCTCTGCTTACTCTGTTCTTCCCTATTCCTGTAAATTCTCCATGCTTCCTCCAGTAATTTTTCTAAGTCCCTAATATCAGgttctttcagtttctgaagtTTTCGCCTGATGTCTTCTGAGGATTGTCCCAAAAACAAGGACACTAGCTGCTGCCTCCCCGTATCGGGCACCGGATCTAAAGTAGTATATTTTCTCATTGCTGTCCTCAGCCTGTCGAGAAACTCAGTGGGGGTTTCTGCTAAATTTTGCTTGATTTCATACAGGTTTGACCAATTAACCGCCTTTGGTACGGCAGTCTCAATGCCTATTCTGATCCACTCTTGGTATCTTTTCAACAATCGATATTCTTGATCATTATTCGGATCCCAATTAGGATCGTCCCTAGGTACGTGGACTTCAACCGTACCTGGGAGGGTCCCAGCCGTAATCTGGATCTGGACTTGAGTGCGGGCACTCTTGATTATTAATTGTTTTTCAGTCTCCGTTAGTGCATCTAACATTAAATCTATATCTTTCCAGTCAGGGTCTTGATTCTTAATAATGAGTTCAAATCTCTTTGCTACCCCTTCGGGGTCATCCCGATATCCTTTTACGATCTCCCGCCAAGTATCCAGATCACTCATTGAAAAGGGGATTTTAATTCTGGTAggtcctgctgtccccactgcCTGCCGTAATGGGGCTTGAATTATTGGACCCACTTTGCTCCGAGTACGAGCTGTGATAGGGGAAAAGCTCGCACTACCAGGAGTATCATCGCTTACTCCTTCGCCTGAGTTCTCTGAATTTTCGTCCTCAACTGACTCTCCTGATGGGGTAGGGGGTCTAGGTCTGGGAGGGgtaggaggtccaggaggggtAGGGGGTCGAGGCGGGGAAACATAGTCCTCCAGTCTTTCTTCTACTTCCTTAAGTTTTATGCACCTTTGTCCTATGCTACAAGCCGAGCAACATCTCTTTAACTTGCTCCCATTTTTCTTATGCTCTTTTTCTATAGCTAACACTAAAGGGTCTTGGGGGCTAAATTTATCCCGCATTCTTTCTGCCATTCTGGATGATTTCTTAGGGTAAAGAACATATCTGCATACATTACTTCATCCCATTTCCCTTCTCGCCGTAAAAACAACATTAATTGCAACAGGGTATTGTACTGCAGGGTCCCATTAAATGGCCATTTTTCGCCACTCTCTAATTTATATAATGGCCACCATTGATTACAATACTTAATCAGCGTTTTCTTATTCACATTCCCCCCCCGAACTCCTCCAACGTCTTTCCAATGTGCCAAAACACACCCCAACGGGCTCTTCTCCACAATTCCTCCACTCTGCCGTCCTCCCATTCTTATACTTTTATACTATACACCAAACAGGACACTTCTTACAACAACACAAAACACCCACAATCACTAAAATCACTCCTATGATAAGAACCCAATACCAATAAGTTTCCAAAACCATTAATCTTGTCTCTGAATTCGTTATCCAAACCTTTTCTgagccaaagcaaaacaaaacaaaactaagaaCAAATATTATTCAAACAACCCGAAAACAAATACGATCGTATAACAAATGCTATCCCGCATAGATTAATTCTATGTCTTATGGAAAGCTACCCAAATGACCGGTcccaaaacaaacattaaagaATACCTGTGCTGTTTTAGAGCGGATGGAGTCCTTGTCTGCTCCTGCAATGATCCGGGTGGGGCGAGGAGTCCCTCCGAGAAAATCTCGGGGGTACCCAAGGGAGTCCTGTTCTCAGCAGGTCTTGCAGCCGAGCAGAGAAGGTCCCACCTGGGTCGCCAGATTGAGTCAAAGACAGACACGATCTAGCAGCAGGTATTCTTTATTGCAGCGCTGGGCACATGGGGGATCACTCCTCCGAACATGTGCATCGTAGCACAAATACTGTCTGCTTTTATCTAGCTCAAGTATACATattcattactttttttcagaactcATTTACATATTCATGATTTTTCCAGGAA from Phaenicophaeus curvirostris isolate KB17595 chromosome W, BPBGC_Pcur_1.0, whole genome shotgun sequence includes the following:
- the LOC138732918 gene encoding LOW QUALITY PROTEIN: uncharacterized protein (The sequence of the model RefSeq protein was modified relative to this genomic sequence to represent the inferred CDS: substituted 1 base at 1 genomic stop codon), which encodes MAERMRDKFSPQDPLVLAIEKEHKKNGSKLKRCCSACSIGQRCIKLKEVEERLEDYVSPPRPPTPPGPPTPPRPRPPTPSGESVEDENSENSGEGVSDDTPGSASFSPITARTRSKVGPIIQAPLRQAVGTAGPTRIKIPFSMSDLDTWREIVKGYRDDPEGVAKRFELIIKNQDPDWKDIDLMLDALTETEKQLIIKSARTQVQIQITAGTLPGTVEVHVPRDDPNWDPNNDQEYRLLKRYQEWIRIGIETAVPKAVNWSNLYEIKQNLAETPTEFLDRLRTAMRKYTTLDPVPDTGRQQLVSLFLGQSSEDIRRKLQKLKEPDIRDLEKLLEEAWRIYRNREEQSKQRMEQMIAEATVAVLERPRGRGQGNRQREPRQTLRPNQGPGESTLADPLVKIELGEEKKEVDFLIDTGASYSVLNQRLMPKDKDFITVIGATGQPEKAYFLKPLNYRLGKQIGIHRFLYLPNSPKPLLGRDLLEQLEAKIVFQKGKVKFQVQEQQLVEVLSLALLQTQHHLEIPTEVLDSVYPGIWASEVPGRAKNASPIIIKLKSEARPVRIKQYPLKLEDRKGIKEIIDRFLQYNLLTECEXEYNTPILPVKKADGKSYRLVQDLRAINKIVEDIYPVVANPYTLLTKLKDTLHWFTVLDLKDAFFCIPLASESQKLFAFEWENPESGRKTQLTWTVLPQGFKNSPTIFGNQLAKDLETWIPPDEKGVLLQYVDDLLIATETRKECVLWTIELLNFLGLNGYRVSQQKAQIIQQRVTYLGLEISRGQRELGTERKEAICRTPEPQTVKELRTFLGMTGWCRLWIYNYGVMVKPLYELLKRNQSKIDWTTEARNAFKQLKQELMRAPALGLPDVSKPFWLFSHERQGMALGVLAQKLGPYKRAVAYFSKQLDEVSKGWPGCLRAVAAVVINIQEARKFTLGQKMTVMVSHTVSAVLEQKGNHWLSPQRFLKYQAILVEQDDIEITVTNIVNPASFLSGAREEPISHDCIETIEATYSSRPDLQETPLEDAEDSWYTDGSSFIKQGQRRAGYAITTTQRIVEANPLPIGTSAQKAEIIALTRALELAKGKKINIWTDSKYAFGVVHAHGAIWKERGLLTTQKKQIT